One part of the Corallococcus exiguus genome encodes these proteins:
- a CDS encoding Kelch repeat-containing protein translates to MKPLLRSTALGLLLLGVQATACLDVDEVVDQFCLDNPRICKDGGSDAGPDGNDILDAGGLDGGDAGQDAGHDGGLPDDEREPPGWKSVAPMWMRRTGHTATALGDGRVLVVGGSSTGDLSAVSPTNTTEIYTVASNSWSPGGNLGTARMDHTATRLRNGNVLVVGGRGPTGGALGSAEIYDVGANEWTEVSPLPGGARATHAAILLPSGRVLVVGGGSSDADGLNTSELYAPNNDSWTKTGDLNVRRNMLTLTLLDGGVALAIGGYHRNGAETTAEVYDSNPPDGGWRLLSQRMGHGRNGHASTLLPSGQVLVTGSLEGSPGTVLPSVDLFEPGSASWTPQADMREARFLHTATALPSGEVLVTGGYSTSYAKPRASAEIFRRDGGWEPIAPMSSARTSHTATWLESGSVLIIGGTDGGVALNTAERYVP, encoded by the coding sequence ATGAAGCCCCTGCTCCGCTCGACAGCCCTTGGATTGCTGCTGCTCGGCGTCCAGGCCACTGCGTGCCTCGACGTTGACGAAGTGGTGGACCAGTTCTGCCTCGACAATCCTCGCATCTGCAAGGATGGCGGGTCGGATGCGGGGCCTGACGGCAATGACATCCTGGATGCAGGTGGACTGGACGGCGGGGACGCGGGGCAGGACGCAGGACATGACGGGGGCCTTCCTGATGACGAGCGCGAACCGCCGGGGTGGAAGTCCGTGGCCCCCATGTGGATGCGGCGCACAGGCCATACGGCCACCGCTCTGGGAGACGGCCGGGTGCTTGTTGTTGGTGGAAGCAGCACGGGCGACCTCTCGGCGGTCAGCCCGACGAACACGACGGAGATCTACACCGTCGCCTCAAACAGCTGGAGTCCCGGGGGGAACCTGGGGACGGCTCGCATGGACCACACCGCCACCCGGCTGCGGAATGGCAACGTACTGGTGGTCGGTGGCAGGGGCCCCACGGGTGGCGCGCTGGGCAGCGCCGAAATCTACGACGTGGGTGCGAATGAATGGACCGAGGTCAGTCCCCTCCCCGGCGGAGCACGTGCCACCCATGCCGCCATCTTGCTGCCCTCGGGGAGGGTGCTGGTGGTGGGTGGCGGCAGCTCGGATGCCGATGGGCTGAACACCTCCGAACTCTATGCTCCGAACAACGACTCCTGGACGAAGACAGGGGACCTGAACGTCAGACGCAACATGCTGACGCTCACCCTGCTGGACGGTGGCGTGGCATTGGCCATTGGTGGCTACCATCGCAACGGAGCGGAGACGACCGCCGAGGTCTACGACTCGAACCCACCGGATGGAGGATGGCGACTCCTTTCGCAGCGGATGGGCCATGGGCGCAATGGGCACGCCTCGACGCTGCTGCCCTCTGGACAGGTCCTGGTCACCGGCTCCCTCGAGGGTTCACCTGGAACGGTCCTCCCGTCCGTGGACCTCTTCGAGCCAGGCAGCGCTTCGTGGACGCCCCAGGCAGACATGAGGGAAGCCCGCTTCCTCCACACGGCCACCGCCCTGCCTTCGGGCGAGGTGCTGGTGACGGGCGGGTATTCAACCTCCTACGCGAAGCCGCGTGCCTCCGCGGAGATATTCCGGCGGGATGGCGGCTGGGAACCCATCGCCCCCATGTCATCGGCGCGCACCTCTCACACCGCCACGTGGCTGGAATCTGGGAGTGTGCTCATTATCGGAGGCACCGACGGCGGCGTGGCGCTGAACACCGCCGAGCGGTACGTCCCCTGA
- a CDS encoding DUF2381 family protein gives MGLHGGAPAGAGGLRHGVPCSFVRSYRSSTGVAVEIHLTVNSAQPWIGKGAMLRTNAGVELKVLRLWQEHPISTGEVGRIVVEAEASAAAAQGAFSLKLWEEGGPRSLTLFP, from the coding sequence ATTGGGCTACACGGTGGAGCGCCAGCTGGGGCAGGGGGGCTTCGGCACGGCGTACCTTGCTCGTTTGTCCGAAGCTACAGGTCCTCGACTGGGGTGGCCGTGGAAATCCACCTGACGGTGAACTCGGCCCAGCCGTGGATTGGAAAAGGGGCAATGCTTCGAACCAATGCAGGCGTGGAGTTGAAGGTGCTTCGCCTGTGGCAGGAGCACCCCATTTCGACAGGAGAGGTCGGCCGCATTGTGGTTGAGGCCGAGGCCTCAGCGGCTGCTGCCCAAGGGGCCTTCTCGCTCAAGCTGTGGGAAGAAGGCGGGCCTCGGAGCCTCACGCTCTTCCCCTGA